One Marasmius oreades isolate 03SP1 chromosome 2, whole genome shotgun sequence DNA segment encodes these proteins:
- the FUR1 gene encoding Uracil phosphoribosyltransferase, synthesizes UMP from uracil yields MSTPCPPPPPPQPSLQPNSPKGDLPPSVFTLPRTAQLEALFTIIRDKDTPRGDFIFYSDRIIRLLVEEGLNHLPVITKTVVTPTGSTYEGVGFEGKICGVSILRAGEAMEAGLREVCRSVRIGKILIQRDEETALPKLFYSKFPPDIARRYVLLLDPMLATGGSAMKAIQVLKENQVPEERIIFINLIASPEGLKTFCGTHPLVKVITGWIDQGLNEKAFIIPGLGDFGERRYCE; encoded by the exons atgtcgACGCCCTGCCCACCCCCCCCTCCACCTCAACCCTCTCTTCAACCTAACAGTCCCAAAGGAGATCTCCCACCTTCTGTTTTTACCCTCCCTAGAACTGCCCAGCTTGAAGCTCTGTTCACTATCATTCGCGATAAAGACACGCCCAGAGGAGATTTCATCTTTTATTCAGATAGGATAATAAGATTACTAGTCGAAGAAGGGTTGAACCATCTACCAGTCATTACGAAAACGGTCGTCACCCCTACAGGGTCAACATACGAAGGGGTCGGATTCGAAGGGAAAATCTGTGGggtgtctatcctgagggCTGGCGAGGCGATGGAAGCTGGACTGAGAGAGGTCTGTCGGAGCGTTCGGATTGGGAAGATTCTGATTCAACGA gacgaagaAACCGCCTTGCCGAAACTGTTTTACTCAAAGTTCCCGCCAGATATCGCACGGAGATATGTATTACTCCTCGACCCTATGCTAGCTACCGGTGGATCAGCGATGAAGGCCATTCAAGTCCTCAAAGAAAACCAGGTGCCGGAAGAACGGATTATTTTCATCAATCTC ATTGCTTCTCCAGAAGGGCTCAAGACTTTCTGTGGAACACATCCTTTAGTCAAGGTCATTACTGGTTGGATAGACCAAGGTCTGAACGAGAAAGCTTTCATTATACCCGGTTTGGGGGATTTCGGTGAACGCAG ATATTGCGAGTAG